The DNA region GAGGTTGTGTCAGATTGTCTCTGGGTCCATGTCAGAGGATGCTGCATCAGGTCAGTGTGTGTTATACATGTTGTTTCATGCCAGGGCATGTTAACATGTGTTGGGGCCATGTCAGGAGATGTCAGAGAGTTCTGGGACAGATGCGATGTCCTACGTCCCTGTAAAGGCATTTTGTGGAGTGCTGATTTGTGCTCAGGTGTTTCGAACATGTTGGACTGGCACAACATGTGTTGTGCCACATTTTAGAGAGCATCTAAGTACATAGGGGTGTGTCCATGGGCTCTGCCtttgctctgctctgtgctgCAGCCTGGTATGGtgccccctcacctccccactCTGTTTCCTCCGCTCTTGTACCCATTCCTGCTAAGCTGGTCTTGGAGGGAGTATGAATTCCCCTGGCTGGGCCCTCTACTCCCCCAACccaaacccctcccctccccctccccatgacCCCTGATGGTCCTCATTCATGTCAGCTGCCATTGCACCCAAGGACACGGTCTTCTACAGCTTCTTGAAGCCCTGGCTGGGTGAGTAACTGTGGGTGAAGGGGATTGGGGACAACCTTGGGGACCCAGGGGGAGGCAGTGCCTTTGCCCACTTCTTGCGGCTGCCTCTACTAGGGGATGGGCTCTTGCTGAGTGCTGGTGACAAATGGAGCAGCCATCGCCGCATGCTGACACCCGCCTTCCACTTCAACATCCTGAAGCACTATGTGAAGATTTTCAATGACAGTGTAAATGTCATGCATGTGAGTCTTTTGAACCCAGGGTCCCAGCTGAAGTCTTGGGGGCGATGGAGGTTCTGAGATATCTTGTCTGGAATTCTGGCTCTCCTAGACAGCTTTGGGGCCATTGctcttcctctctgagcctcaattttctcagctATATAATGGGAATAATGGTCCCCACTTTGCAGGGTAGTCAAGATAATGTAATGTATTCATgtccctggcacatagcaggtgctcagaagGTGTTAATTTCAATGTTTCCCTTACAAAGAAGCCTTCGAACCTGAGACCCACTTGGTTATCCATGGAGGTTGCATAGTAGTTATGCTGAATTAACGAaccacttccaaactcattggTCTGAAACAATAAGGGTTTATTATTGCTAACCTGTCTGTGAGTCAGTTGGTCTTCTGGACATGGATGGGATCACATGTGCTTGTGATCAGCTCTGGGTCAGGTATGTACTTTGCAGATCTGGGCTCAGCCCTCTTACATGTTCGAGGAGTGGCTGGCTGCAGGCTGATCTAGGGTGGTCTCAGCTTGGACAACTGAACTTTCTTTAatgtgattctctccctccagAAAGCATCTCAGGCTTGTTCCCATGGCTGAGGCAGGGTTCCAGGAGACTGAGAGGAGGCTTCAATGCCTCTTGAGATCTAGGTTTAAGATGATCACCTTGTCATTTTTGCTATGGTCgactggccaaagcaagtcaaaaGGCCATTATAGAATCAAAAGGTGGTGAAAGAGCATCCACCTTTTAATGGGAGTTGCTGAAAAATCACATTGAAAAGGTGTGGATATAAGGAAGTGAAGAATTGGAGGTGGGGGTTTTGTGAAGGGCCTGGGATTATTTTCACACTTGCAAGCTAAGGAGTGAGATTGTTATGGTTTTGTGGATTGTGCcagaagacacaagactcctGTGTCAGAGACAAAGAACAATTTATTACTCATAGCACAGCAAGCACACGTACTTCTTGGTTTGCATTCTTTCTCTAAGTCACCAAATCCTGTGAGGATAACATAGGTGGGCTTCAATGCTTATGCAGTAAGTTGCATTACAGGAGAGGCATACCAGGTTCAGGGACTCTATGACTTCTGGTAATTAAAAGCAAACCTGACATTTGTGTGGGGGAAATATTACCTTATTCCTTAAGGGTGTTTGCTGAAAATGCAACTCTGAGAAATGCCTAAGTAAAGAATATCAGAGCCTTGCCTTTTTTGGGCATACCCAGCAAAAAGGTGGAGGGGTGCTCGGGGCCCATGAATCGCCTCTTTCAACACAGgggaattttttcttaatttatgacAATTAAGATGATGAAAGCTAACATTTCTCAAGCACTTACTATACACCAGAATCTATGTGTACATTCCATGACATATATTGTCTAATTTGATTTTCACAACCATATGAGGTAAAGATGATTATTATTACCTCATTACAGGTGGTGAAAAtaggttcagagaagttagggAGCTTGCCTGCattcacacagctagcaagtgagCTAATgagtggagctgggattccaaTGTGGTTTGTCTGACAACAGAACAAGTCATATTAACTGTTACTGAAGCTTTGACAGGTGGAGTCCAGAGGGCAGCAGTGAGTTGACCAAGGGCACACAGGGGTGTAggaggcagagtcaggatttgaactcaggtcttctgactctCAGCCATGGGGTCTTAATAGTAAGAGTTTGTACTCCCACCCAATCCTGGTCCTCCCTGGGGATGGGTGCCTGGGGTGGAGGACAAGGAGCCTGGATCTGGTGGATCCCCTCTTGGTGGTTGGTGTTGGAGAGGGGTTCAGAGGAGGCAGGTCCCAGCCCCAGCTCTACCTTCTTCTCTGCCCAGGCCAAGTGGAAACGCCTGGTCTCAGAGGGCAGCACCCGTCTGGACATGTTTGAGCACATCAGCCTCATGACCCTGGACAGTCTGCAGAAATGTGTCTTCAGTTTTGACAGCAATTGCCAGGAGTGAGTGCTTGCTCAGGACCTGGGAACATGAACTGTAGATCCAAGGGAgtagatggggaggggagggatgacCAGGGCAATCAGAagggacttcctggaggagacgGATCAGAGTTGGACAAAGAAGgacaaggaagggaaagagaaagagtgatcCTTTCAGGTAAGCAGAAATGTTTGACAAAGGCCAAGGGACTAGGATGAGTAAAGCATGTGCCACAGTAAGGAGCCACCTTGGGAATGAGATTGGAAGGGTTGGCAGGAGCTATATCTTAAGGACATTCAAAAGCCAGGCAAAAGGGTATGAACTTTATCTGAGGTTTGAGCAGGTGAGGGTCATGAGCAAAGCTGTTCTTGGACATCTGAGTCTGGAGAAGACCAACTGATGTGTAGACAATGGATGGTGTGAAATTGGATGCAAGATTAGAGAGGGGATTGGGTCCATtgaccaaatgggagaagatgaaGTCTGAGCTgtatggagagagaggagagatgcATAATGTGTCAGCTGGGTTCTGGGTTCATGGAGGCAGCTCACAGAAATGGGAATCAGGGAGAGAAGAAAGTCTGGAGGGTCATGTGTCCTGGATCATCCCCACCATGTATCTGTGGGGCCATCAGTTCCTGGATACTCAGTTTTCTGATGGGCCATATCTCCCAGCTGCTGGTAGCAGGCATTTTCTCAGCCTTCAGGTGAGCTAAGTTGTTACTTTCCTTCATGCCCTCATCCTGCAGGAAGCCTAGTGAATATATTGCTGCCATCTTAGAGCTCAGTGCCCTTGTGGCAAAACGGCACCAGCAGATCTTCATGCACATGGACTTCCTGTACTACCTCACTCCAGATGGGCAACGCTTCCGCAGAGCCTGCCGCCTGGTGCACAACTTCACGGATGCTGTTATCCAGGAACGGCGCCGCACTCTCCCCGATGAGGGTGTTGATGACTTCCTCAAGGCCAAGGCTAAGGCCAAGACTTTGGACTTCATTGATGTGCTCCTGCTGACCAAGGTGGGTTTCTCTGGGATCTGGATTCAAATGGTAGAATggaccttgatttcagatttcaaatTGAAGACTTAGACTTGATCCAGAGGGCACTGGGGAGTCATGGGTGGTGTTTGAGGAAAGGAGGGATGGATTAGGGATATGTTTTAGAGATGACTTTATGGAATATAACCTGCAGGGGACTGTAAGTCTGCAACTGTGAAGGGCCTGAGATTTTACTCTACTTAATAAGGTAgtcgtgcgtgcgtgtgtgtgtgtgtgtgtgtgtgtatgcgtgtgtgtgtgtgtgtgcgcgtgtgtatttatttatttgtatattagaATCCAGAGAAGCCCATTTGTTactcacagaaatgaaataaggGTGGCCATAGTAGAATTGTAGCCATGGTTCCTCATTCTAAAATTCTTCTGAGAGCTACATGATGCTTTTATCTGTACATGCAACCAACCATGCTTCCATCATAGGAGAGGTACCTCTACATTATGAATCTTGGAACTTATATAGGACTGCTGATACATctgccccttcttcttcttctcctcctcgtCTGcctatgttttgtcctcctcccctccccttccccctcctcctcccttcccccctcctcattttctttctccttctttctctttcttctccttctccttctccttctgtgtgtgtgagaaagagagagagaagtagagaaaagTGTTGTGGAGTATAAACCAATTATCTTCACCGAGAAGGCAAAGTCTACAGGTTCTGTTGGTTTATCACCAGGGGAGATAAGGAATCTCTGGATTTACTATCCTAGAATGAGATCAAATGGCTCCGGAGCAATGCTCATTTCCAACTTCCAAGGGAAGTTGTCATTCAGTCTCCTGTAATCCAGGTGGCCAATAACTTCTTTCCAGTAAGTCCTCATCATGTAGAAACATGAAGATATTCATGGATCACTGATCCCTCTCACCAGGGACAAAACAGGAGGCAAAGAGGCCACGGAGGAGAAGGCCTGTGGGGTGGGGCCTCTGGTAATAGTTTCTGGATGGATAATGGAGCTTCAGAGATTGTCTCAAGTTAGGCTTATGAGCTCTCAGAGTGGATATGACTtgctgtgtgtgtgggtgggtggggtggagtggtCTTATACTCTCTCCAGGACAAAGATGGAAAACAATTGTCAGATGAGGATATCCGAGCTGAAGCTGACACCTTCATGTTTGGGGGTAAGCATCCCAGTGTGGGACTGCAGGGGGTAGGAGTCTGTCCAATCCCAGGGACTTGGCAGGTGGGCCCTGgaccaccccatcccaccccatctTCCCCATCCTCCCTGGGGGCCCTAACGAAGGGCGCTGTCCGCCCTCTGGTGCTGAACAAGCCCACAGACCCAAGCCTGTCTGGCTGCCTCTCAGGCCATGACACCACGGCCAGTGGTCTCTCCTGGGTCCTGTACAACCTTGCGAAGCACCCAGAGTATCAGGAGCGCTGTCGGCAGGAGGTGCAAGAGCTCCTGAGGGACCGTGAGCCTAAAGAGATTGAATGGTGAGTGCAGGTCCTCATGTCCTGTTCTGGAACCCCTCTCATTGGCTCTGCTCCCCTGCTGGGAAAGTGGAAAGAACTTTTTGTTGATTGTGTCATTATTGCTTAGAGAGACTAGGAGCAGAATCCAGAGGCAGCGGTCTGGTACCTAGCCTGGAGAGCAGGGGAAAGTGACAGAAAGATCTGGGCTGCTAAGAGAATTATTGACAATTATGAAGGCAGATGATACCACTTAGTACATATTCTGTAAGTGAACTTCCACTCCACTCCCTTACTTTTCTCTCCTAAATCACACTCTCTCCGCCCCCCCAATATCTTCACTCCCTGAGTGTTTGCTTGTCTCTTGCCTCCTAATTCCTTCAATACCGTTCAGTCCAGGATTCATGGGGGACACCTAGGGATTGAAATCATTCAATTCTTGTCCAGGAACACCTTCATTCATCCTGTCCCCATTCAGAGAACACTGCCGTGCTGCCTTTCTGTCCCCAGTTGTGTGCCATCTCCAATTCTACCAGCCCATTCTGTGTCCTGGAGCTCCAGCCTGGTGGGGGAATAGACTCAGGTCAGGACACCCTGGGTCCACCCCCTGGGCAGGGCTAGGATGGAGAGTAAGAGAGGCAAGGATAAGAGTAGAGAGAGTGCCTCAGCTGAGACCCTGAGTGATGATCAGTAGGTGTTTGGGTATAGTTGGGGTGCAGTTAATTCAAGAGGACAGGGTGgacagaagggaagaggaggggaggaatggaagagggagagggagaaaagagagggaaggagggagacagggagagagagagagagagagagagagagagagagagagagagagagagaaacttaagtaggctccatgcttactGGAGAGCCCGACATAGGACTCCATCACTTGAACCTTGAGTACAGTTGGGGTGCAGTTACTTCAAGAGGACAGGGTGGacaaaagggaagaggaggggaggaatggaagagggagagggagaagagagaggggaggagggagacagggagagggagagagagagagagagagagagagagagagagagagacttaagtaagctccatgcttACTGGAGAGCCCGACATAGGACTCCATCacttgaaccttgagatcatgacctgagatgaaatctgacactcaacaaactgaaccacccaggcaccccccaggaAGATCTTTCTAGGGCTAGTGTGGGAAACATACTGGAGAGGACAAGCTGTTGCATGGGGACCAGGAAAAGGATTCTGAGGCCTGGGACAGGCCAGGGTCTGGGGGATGTTGAAGAGGCATTGGACTGGACAGGCATTTTTTACGTAATATTTTCCATTCCAAGCCTTTGCTCAGCACAGCAGTCCTGTGAGgtagggaaatatttttaagctttttcaaCAAGACTTCAAACAAAATTATacacttggtaaaaaaaaaaaaaagactatataaaACAGAGTTTAGAGtagaaatgaacttttaaaaaaatccttgccCTAGGAGGAACACTTGTCAGTGATTTTCTGTGTATCCTTCCAGAAGACATCTATCTTTATACCCACATTTATATGAAAACtatctcctctccccttccaagTGGGAATTAAGGTCTACACATTAACAACCTATCCTTGAGATCTCTTCCTTTTCCCAGAATAtgagtttttgaaaaatagttttgaattaCAAAGGCAATGATGAGAACAAGTTCTTCTTGTTCTGAGACGTTACAAAGGAGACTATGGTTATCATTAACATCCTCCCCTGCCAACTTAATCCCCTTTCTGTCTCCTGAGGGGTTTTTAAACTTTTAGACTCATTGATTTGCTatgtctctttccataattatctatctatctatctatctatctattatctatcaataactatctatcatctatctatgtatcatccatctatctatcatctatatcatctatcatctatcaatctatctatcatctatctagctataatctattatctatcattatctatcatctattatccaTCATCTATCACCTATAtcacctatctatcatctatcatctatataaTCTTTTTGTCCATTAacacattttgcatttccatatacataCTGTTTGTAACTTGTTCCATTCACTCAGAAGTGTGTCTTATagctccttctctctgtgtgctgCAAAGCTTTCAGTGGTTTACTTGGTTCACCCCTTTGTTAAGGACACTTATGTTAGTGATCTCAATTAGAGTAGACATTGCTGAATTGCTTTCCAGAGTCTCTGTTCTGATTTTCCTTTCATCCTACAGTGTGTGATAGGACTTGTGAACCCTATTCCCcgcattcatccattcattcatgcagtGATAGAGATGgaaagtgcaagcagaggaggggcagagaaagaatcccaagcagagaccaatgcagagccaatgcccattgcccatgcagagcccatgtgggactttgacccatgaattgtgagattatgccctgggctgagaccaagagttggaggcttaactgactgagccacttaggtgtccCCCATattcctcctttaaaaattaaaaacaattttttatttgtgagagagagagcacgcaagcaggaaagaggagtaaggaagagggtgagagagagaatctcaagcaggctccatgctcagcacagagcccaatgcttgatcccacaagcctaggatcatgacctgagctgaaatcaagagttggacgctcaaccaactgaaccacccaggtgccccctacttCCTCCTGTTTTGATTGCTGTGTGATATTCTAACATATGGCTGTACTGTAATTTCTCTTAACATCtcccattgatggatatttggattgtttctacttttttactaaaacaaacaataagTCAGAATCTGTGAACACTGGGCCACGCTTACACATGTAAAGGTCTCTCCACTGCAAATTTCCAGAAGGACAATTGCTGAGTCAAAGACAGTTTcagtttttgtcattttaatagcTATTTCAGATCTGTTCCTATCAGCTGAATTTGATGTTACCACCTTTCCCATACCTATAGAATTATTGTATTGAATTTtaaatctttgccaatttttcatatttcctcttttaatGAATACTTATTTAAATAAGGGGTTGAACATCTTTTGCACATTTTGGGGGCTACTCCCAACATTTTAAATACTGAGGTATCATTTATAtacatcatattagtttcaggtgtacaaaaagTGAgttggtatttgtatatattacaaaatgatcaccacaattaGTTTGCTGACATTTTTCACCATAcataattatagaattttttttcttgtgatgagaacttttaagatctactctcttagcgacttccaaatatgcaatacagcAGTATTAAccacagtattattaattatagtcaacTATAgccaatacagtattattaactaaaatacaGTAACTATGtaatgctatacattacatccctatgacttaattattttataactgaaagttatCCTTCACCCATTTGCTTAcctacacccccacccccacccctcacaacAACCAACCTATTCTTTGTATCTAGgagattgtttttgttgttgtttgttcatttcttcagaTTCTACACATAAGTTAGATCATACAgtgcttgtctttctctttctgacttatttcatttagcacaatgcccttAAGATCcctccatgttgtttcaaatggcaagatgtctttttatggctgagtaatattccactgcatgtatatatcacattttctttatccattcacctattgatggacacagTTGTTTTTCATAACCTTGGCTATCATAagtaatgttgcaatgaacataagTTTacgtatatctttttgagttagtgttttcatcttctttggatgactacccagaagtgagattgctggatagCATGATagttgtagtttttaatttttttgaggaaacttcgtactattttccacagtggctgcatgaATTTAAaaccccaccaacagtgcccagggttcctttttctccacatcctcatcagcatttgttatttcttgtctttttggtaatagccgtGCTAACAGCTgtgaggtgtgaggtgatttttc from Panthera leo isolate Ple1 chromosome A2, P.leo_Ple1_pat1.1, whole genome shotgun sequence includes:
- the LOC122214104 gene encoding cytochrome P450 4F3 isoform X5; its protein translation is MTRAAASGVSRSPRSGTGFGVTSDCFLKPWLGDGLLLSAGDKWSSHRRMLTPAFHFNILKHYVKIFNDSVNVMHAKWKRLVSEGSTRLDMFEHISLMTLDSLQKCVFSFDSNCQEKPSEYIAAILELSALVAKRHQQIFMHMDFLYYLTPDGQRFRRACRLVHNFTDAVIQERRRTLPDEGVDDFLKAKAKAKTLDFIDVLLLTKDKDGKQLSDEDIRAEADTFMFGGHDTTASGLSWVLYNLAKHPEYQERCRQEVQELLRDREPKEIEWDDLAQLPFLTMCIKESLRVHPPVAVVSRCCTQDVVLPDGRVIPKGVICLVSIFGTHHNPSVWPDPEVYNPFRFDPENIKERSSLAFIPFSAGPRNCIGQTFALTEIKVVLALTLLRFRVLPDKEEPRRKPELILRAEGGLWLRVEPLSAGPQ
- the LOC122214104 gene encoding cytochrome P450 4F3 isoform X6 — encoded protein: MLTPAFHFNILKHYVKIFNDSVNVMHAKWKRLVSEGSTRLDMFEHISLMTLDSLQKCVFSFDSNCQEKPSEYIAAILELSALVAKRHQQIFMHMDFLYYLTPDGQRFRRACRLVHNFTDAVIQERRRTLPDEGVDDFLKAKAKAKTLDFIDVLLLTKDKDGKQLSDEDIRAEADTFMFGGHDTTASGLSWVLYNLAKHPEYQERCRQEVQELLRDREPKEIEWDDLAQLPFLTMCIKESLRVHPPVAVVSRCCTQDVVLPDGRVIPKGVICLVSIFGTHHNPSVWPDPEVYNPFRFDPENIKERSSLAFIPFSAGPRNCIGQTFALTEIKVVLALTLLRFRVLPDKEEPRRKPELILRAEGGLWLRVEPLSAGPQ